A stretch of the Amphiura filiformis unplaced genomic scaffold, Afil_fr2py scaffold_63, whole genome shotgun sequence genome encodes the following:
- the LOC140144555 gene encoding craniofacial development protein 2-like, with protein MFGSNDAPTTKPNGSVGVDGSVDREARRNLWKTTLKIGTWNVRTMNHGKLDIVTRELDRNDVNLIGISEMRWTGKGHFTTPGNHVVYYSGKDTRREHGVAFIANPDVARCVLGYNPINERIITIRIQGTPMNISVIQAYAPTSASNEEEIKTFYDDLQMAIDSINKRDIMIITGDFNAKVGGQSTHKNVMGNCGLGEQNERGEMLIDFCQENHLIILNTLFMQHPRRLYTWTSPDHSTRNQIDYILVQKRWRSSFMSAKTYPGADCGSDHQLLMSTMKFKLRRKKQQRKPTRYDVSKISDSYRVEVKNRFQKLLEDDPEESTPEELWQEIKTVITDTAQKTLPKRENMKKPWLSEEVFKLADKRRKVKERGLDKDDNRQDYRNLSRRIQKQVRKDKTNFIKQKCAEVERDSVTNNTKDMYRNIKLLTNKPTHRLNVLKDEAGNILTEEEEIKTRWKQYCENLYASMRRKYT; from the coding sequence ATGTTTGGTTCCAATGACGCTCCAACAACAAAGCCAAATGGAAGTGTTGGAGTTGATGGGTCTGTGGACAGAGAAGCCAGACGAAACCTCTGGAAAACAACTTTGAAAATTGGAACGTGGAATGTTAGAACGATGAACCATGGTAAACTGGACATTGTAACCAGAGAACTTGATAGAAATGATGTCAACCTTATAGGAATTTCTGAGATGAGATGGACAGGAAAAGGGCATTTCACCACACCTGGCAATCATGTTGTCTACTACTCTGGGAAAGATACAAGGAGAGAGCATGGTGTTGCTTTCATTGCCAACCCAGATGTTGCCCGGTGTGTTCTAGGATACAACCCAATTAATGAGAGAATCATTACCATCCGAATACAAGGAACACCAATGAACATATCTGTGATTCAAGCATACGCACCTACCTCGGCATCAAACGAAGAAGAAATCAAAACCTTTTATGATGACCTCCAAATGGCTATAGACAGTATCAATAAGAGAGATATTATGATCATCACTGGAGACTTCAATGCAAAAGTTGGAGGACAAAGTACCCACAAAAATGTGATGGGAAACTGTGGCCTGGGAGAACAGAATGAGAGAGGAGAAATGCTTATTGACTTCTGCCAAGAAAACCACCTTATCATCCTCAATACTCTCTTTATGCAACACCCAAGGAGACTCTACACCTGGACATCCCCAGACCATAGTACAAGGAATCAAATTGATTACATTTTGGTCCAGAAGAGATGGCGATCTAGTTTCATGTCTGCAAAGACATATCCTGGGGCAGATTGTGGATCAGACCACCAACTTCTTATGTCAACCATGAAGTTTAAGCTGAGACgtaaaaaacaacaaagaaagcCTACCAGATACGATGTGAGTAAGATCAGTGACAGCTATAGAGTTGAGGTGAAGAATCGGTTCCAGAAGCTATTGGAAGATGATCCAGAGGAGTCCACACCAGAAGAACTGTGGCAAGAAATCAAAACTGTAATTACAGATACAGCACAGAAGACACTCCCCAAAAGAGAGAACATGAAAAAGCCTTGGCTTTCAGAAGAGGTTTTCAAATTGGCGGATAAAAGAAGGAAAGTAAAGGAAAGGGGACTTGATAAGGATGATAACCGCCAGGATTATCGTAATCTGAGCAGGAGAATACAAAAACAGGTCAGGAAAGATAAAACTAACTTCATCAAGCAGAAATGTGCCGAGGTTGAAAGGGACAGTGTAACAAACAACACCAAGGACATGTATAGAAACATCAAGCTACTGACCAACAAACCAACTCACAGGCTCAATGTGCTGAAAGATGAAGCTGGCAACATCCTTACAGAAGAAGAGGAGATCAAAACGAGGTGGAAACAGTATTGTGAAAACTTGTATGCATCTATGAGAAGGAAATACACCTGA